The Puntigrus tetrazona isolate hp1 chromosome 16, ASM1883169v1, whole genome shotgun sequence genome includes a region encoding these proteins:
- the im:7147486 gene encoding uncharacterized protein im:7147486 isoform X3, with product MLGLQETRSTGSPKTYSCVACSATFHNLASLLVHQASHASDISQQPESALPTCVSCGSLFASKDLFEKHHCVMLPTPASPVHTYICDCGEEFGGLTALEDHKKQHGSEDIVKSNLESIPLVPDSKTDSSRSVSDQIFHSILPSSSNEKPLAQSPPTSSNTNLKANESNKSAGMESSEVAGMESSEVAGMESSEVAGMESSEVAGMNSNILKPSESHPVTEEQVQLPEQDGDALTASDVVNHSVQDNNKSPESGEDSAAFNKKSILKMLASAYMGHKQPIQMKQRNLPPRKASPRAPMQPAITITIPKPKPLENQSKIKKDNTVVGVKTPKMVSKKRKIISVTQTLCPVVVLETRQKLFGRDNVEGRHQCRLCRRVFQDVDTLIMHHALHKKERVKFCLCCQQFVITVISVPESHVCFDGFSRNNQPLMGKMSLKPVSPTAPQTEKFFYCSLCKRGYTRMRSLKKHNCPCKASLKSQNTVGTSSNVKLQNLEESNRAVLNSKTNQMSTQFINIGVGTEPIKIEEQNTEHPIGKKDQTGLKMELKDQLKPIKTLESVFASVSNSKPTESTKNSVVVSANIDEVKQEESDKLVEKQWTMPLDDAEIDVLIDVDQKDSDEEDLTDVVEDDYDEAEDVVIVEPHEDQDINSTIPSNGFQVHVTNKGLKRFVCNGCQRSYSRLFTLKEHLKICGARMLKQQIDTTSNTTGPIKRFPCPQCGKFFSRKDNMNMHRRKCHPATNTNSVIINRSGESKTPVSQENLFVLSPSTENQAVRHESTQNTSSNRNWGIMSLPSVLPRRVTCECGASFTCPRLLFEHLQQHAQESYICPHCGENLQSWMDFEAHQQLHQSQSSASEQRTAQKPPHSFPQAPPSHILTRLQQSPGFSEHNVKAQAPGLLAPQQLNNAPFSEALTCHKCKKNFSLRSSLSRHIRLRCIGDTAGQKKPTCPRCGTTFQSPLMLKIHIQSNNCKPAFKPIRCPVCVRWFSCLDGLKRHLVSHSRQSVLTCQICDQSCPTPQALEEHKRNVHRLNSGMRPAEDAQEPLHQAGAQANPPTPFQCHICLRYYPKLQSLKDHLRKVHRPKQPKQTNRITVEPVRSGPFQCQICDRSYPNIKSLKNHRRRVHHIVGGVFLPTKQTEQNITHNKFQCHICPCSYPDEQSLRNHRRRVHHIVEGHDLSRGVAQHNPYKCQICQRSYPDAMSLRNHRRRVHRILGPVPEMPPPPPPLSPTTTTTTNNDTEDDLEQKPIPFL from the exons ATGCTTGGACTTCAAGAAACAAGGTCTACTGGAAGTCCTAAAACATACAGTTGTGTGGCATGCTCAGCTACTTTTCATAATTTGGCATCACTCCTTGTGCACCAAGCATCTCATGCAAGTGATATCTCTCAACAACCAGAATCAGCATTACCTACTTGTGTCAGTTGTGGAAGCTTATTTGCGAGCAAAGATCTCTTTGAAAAACACCACTGTGTAATGTTGCCCACTCCAGCATCTCCAGTCCACACCTACATATGCGACTGTGGCGAGGAGTTTGGTGGACTTACAGCACTTGAAGaccacaaaaaacaacatgGGTCAGAAGACATTGTCAAATCCAATTTGGAGAGTATTCCACTTGTGCCAGATAGCAAAACAGACTCCAGCCGTTCTGTCTCAGACCAAATTTTTCACAGCATTTTACCATCCTCTTCCAATGAAAAACCTCTTGCACAAAGTCCACCTACTTCTTCAAACACTAACCTGAAGGCGAACGAATCCAACAAATCTGCAGGCATGGAGAGCAGTGAAGTTGCAGGCATGGAGAGCAGTGAAGTTGCAGGCATGGAGAGCAGTGAAGTTGCAGGCATGGAGAGCAGTGAAGTTGCAG GCATGAACAGCAACATCTTGAAGCCATCTGAATCCCATCCTGTGACCGAAGAGCAAGTGCAGTTGCCTGAGCAAGACGGTGATGCTTTAACAGCCTCTGACGTGGTGAACCATTCTGTGCAAGACAATAACAAATCACCAGAATCTGGTGAAGATTCagctgcatttaataagaaatcaaTCCTGAAGATGCTAGCATCTGCTTACATGGGTCATAAACAACCCATCCAAATGAAACAGAGGAACCTGCCCCCCAGAAAAGCTTCTCCGAGAGCACCAATGCAACCTGCGATCACCATAACAATACCAAAACCCAAGCCACTGGAGAATCagtcaaagataaaaaaagacaacacagTGGTCGGTGTGAAAACTCCAAAAATGGTGTCTAAGAAGAGGAAGATTATATCTGTGACACAAACTCTCTGCCCTGTGGTGGTTCTTGAGACTCGTCAAAAACTTTTTGGCAGGGACAATGTGGAAGGCAGACATCAGTGCAGACTCTGCCGCAGGGTTTTCCAAGATGTAGACACCTTGATAATGCATCATGCCctacataaaaaagaaagagttaaaTTTTGTCTTTGTTGTCAACAATTTGTGATAACTGTAATCTCTGTCCCAGAAAGCCATGTCTGCTTTGATGGATTTTCTAGAAACAATCAACCTTTGATGGGAAAAATGTCTCTGAAACCAGTCAGCCCTACAGCACCACAAACAGAAAAATTTTTCTACTGTTCCTTATGCAAGCGTGGCTACACACGCATGCGCAGcctcaaaaagcacaactgTCCGTGTAAAGCTTCTCTGAAATCTCAGAACACTGTAGGCACCAGCAGTAATGTCAAACTTCAAAACTTGGAGGAGAGCAATAGAGCTGTCCTAAACtcgaaaacaaatcaaatgtcaACACAGTTTATAAATATTGGCGTAGGCACAGAGCCGATTAAGATCGAGGAACAGAACACAGAACATCCTATCGGTAAGAAAGATCAGACTGGGCTGAAGATGGAGCTGAAGGACCAGTTAAAACCCATAAAAACCCTTGAATCTGTCTTTGCCAGTGTTTCCAACTCCAAACCAACTGAATCAACTAAAAACTCAGTTGTAGTATCAGCCAACATAGATGAAGTAAAACAAGAGGAAAGCGATAAATTGGTTGAAAAGCAGTGGACCATGCCTTTGGATGATGCTGAAATTGATGTACTAATAGATGTGGATCAGAAGGACTCTGATGAGGAGGATTTGACAGATGTGGTTGAAGATGACTATGATGAAGCTGAGGATGTTGTCATTGTAGAGCCTCATGAAGACCAAGATATAAATTCCACAATACCTAGTAATGGCTTTCAGGTGCACGTGACTAACAAAGGTTTGAAGAGGTTTGTTTGCAACGGGTGCCAGAGAAGCTATTCCCGCCTGTTTACTCTAAAGGAGCACTTGAAGATTTGTGGGGCAAGAATGTTAAAGCAGCAAATTGATACAACGTCTAATACGACTGGGCCCATTAAAAGGTTTCCATGTCCTCAGTGTGGTAAGTTCTTTAGCCGCAAAGACAATATGAATATGCATCGAAGGAAGTGCCATCCTGCAACAAACACTAATTCAGTAATAATTAACAGAAGTGGGGAGTCTAAAACACCTGTCTCTCAGGAAAATTTATTTGTCCTGTCACCATCTACAGAAAACCAAGCAGTCCGACATGAAAGCACTCAGAATACTAGCAGTAACAGAAACTGGGGGATCATGTCACTTCCATCTGTGCTCCCAAGGAGAGTGACGTGTGAATGTGGAGCTTCGTTCACATGTCCTCGACTTCTCTTCGAACACCTGCAGCAGCATGCTCAGGAGTCCTACATTTGTCCACACTGCGGTGAGAACCTGCAGTCGTGGATGGACTTTGAGGCACATCAGCAGTTGCACCAATCTCAAAGCTCTGCAAGTGAGCAAAGAACTGCCCAGAAACCACCTCATTCATTTCCCCAAGCACCACCCTCACACATTCTGACTCGGCTGCAACAGTCTCCAGGTTTTTCTGAGCATAACGTGAAAGCCCAAGCGCCTGGACTCTTGGCACCTCAACAATTGAACAACGCGCCATTTTCTGAGGCACTGACTTGccataaatgcaaaaagaacTTCAGTCTCCGCAGTTCCTTGTCAAGACACATACGGTTGCGTTGTATTGGCGATACTGCAGGTCAAAAGAAACCCACTTGCCCTCGATGTGGTACGACATTTCAAAGCCCATTGATGCTTAAAATTCACATTCAAAGCAATAACTGTAAACCTGCATTTAAACCAATTCGGTGCCCGGTGTGTGTGCGCTGGTTCAGTTGTCTGGATGGGCTTAAGAGACACCTGGTCTCACATAGTAGGCAATCTGTTTTAACCTGTCAAATTTGTGACCAGAGCTGTCCAACCCCTCAGGCACTGGAGGAGCATAAAAGAAACGTTCATCGACTCAACAGTGGAATGAGGCCAGCGGAGGATGCACAAGAACCGCTGCATCAAGCAGGTGCACAAGCTAATCCACCTACTccttttcagtgtcacatttgtCTTCGCTACTATCCAAAGCTTCAGTCCCTAAAGGATCACTTGAGGAAAGTTCATCGTCCTAAACAGCCGAAACAAACTAATCGGATTACTGTAGAACCGGTCCGTTCGGGACCATTTCAGTGTCAGATATGTGACCGCTCCTATCCTAacataaaatctttgaaaaacCACCGCAGAAGAGTGCATCATATTGTGGGTGGTGTGTTTCTGCCAACAAAGCAAACTGAGCAAAACATCACTCACAATAagtttcagtgtcacatttgcCCATGCAGCTATCCAGATGAACAGTCCCTCCGAAACCACAGAAGGAGGGTTCATCATATAGTGGAAGGTCATGATCTGTCAAGGGGAGTCGCTCAACACAATCCATATAAGTGTCAGATTTGCCAGCGCAGCTATCCTGACGCAATGTCCCTTAGAAATCACAGGAGGAGAGTTCATCGCATATTAGGACCAGTGCCTGAAATGCCGCCGCCCCCACCACCACTGTcgccaacaacaacaactacaacaaATAATGACACAGAAGATGATCTAGAGCAGAAACCGATACCTTTTCTGTGA
- the im:7147486 gene encoding uncharacterized protein im:7147486 isoform X2, which yields MLGLQETRSTGSPKTYSCVACSATFHNLASLLVHQASHASDISQQPESALPTCVSCGSLFASKDLFEKHHCVMLPTPASPVHTYICDCGEEFGGLTALEDHKKQHGSEDIVKSNLESIPLVPDSKTDSSRSVSDQIFHSILPSSSNEKPLAQSPPTSSNTNLKANESNKSAGMESSEVAGMESSEVAGMESSEVAGMESSEVAGMESSEVAGMNSNILKPSESHPVTEEQVQLPEQDGDALTASDVVNHSVQDNNKSPESGEDSAAFNKKSILKMLASAYMGHKQPIQMKQRNLPPRKASPRAPMQPAITITIPKPKPLENQSKIKKDNTVVGVKTPKMVSKKRKIISVTQTLCPVVVLETRQKLFGRDNVEGRHQCRLCRRVFQDVDTLIMHHALHKKERVKFCLCCQQFVITVISVPESHVCFDGFSRNNQPLMGKMSLKPVSPTAPQTEKFFYCSLCKRGYTRMRSLKKHNCPCKASLKSQNTVGTSSNVKLQNLEESNRAVLNSKTNQMSTQFINIGVGTEPIKIEEQNTEHPIGKKDQTGLKMELKDQLKPIKTLESVFASVSNSKPTESTKNSVVVSANIDEVKQEESDKLVEKQWTMPLDDAEIDVLIDVDQKDSDEEDLTDVVEDDYDEAEDVVIVEPHEDQDINSTIPSNGFQVHVTNKGLKRFVCNGCQRSYSRLFTLKEHLKICGARMLKQQIDTTSNTTGPIKRFPCPQCGKFFSRKDNMNMHRRKCHPATNTNSVIINRSGESKTPVSQENLFVLSPSTENQAVRHESTQNTSSNRNWGIMSLPSVLPRRVTCECGASFTCPRLLFEHLQQHAQESYICPHCGENLQSWMDFEAHQQLHQSQSSASEQRTAQKPPHSFPQAPPSHILTRLQQSPGFSEHNVKAQAPGLLAPQQLNNAPFSEALTCHKCKKNFSLRSSLSRHIRLRCIGDTAGQKKPTCPRCGTTFQSPLMLKIHIQSNNCKPAFKPIRCPVCVRWFSCLDGLKRHLVSHSRQSVLTCQICDQSCPTPQALEEHKRNVHRLNSGMRPAEDAQEPLHQAGAQANPPTPFQCHICLRYYPKLQSLKDHLRKVHRPKQPKQTNRITVEPVRSGPFQCQICDRSYPNIKSLKNHRRRVHHIVGGVFLPTKQTEQNITHNKFQCHICPCSYPDEQSLRNHRRRVHHIVEGHDLSRGVAQHNPYKCQICQRSYPDAMSLRNHRRRVHRILGPVPEMPPPPPPLSPTTTTTTNNDTEDDLEQKPIPFL from the exons ATGCTTGGACTTCAAGAAACAAGGTCTACTGGAAGTCCTAAAACATACAGTTGTGTGGCATGCTCAGCTACTTTTCATAATTTGGCATCACTCCTTGTGCACCAAGCATCTCATGCAAGTGATATCTCTCAACAACCAGAATCAGCATTACCTACTTGTGTCAGTTGTGGAAGCTTATTTGCGAGCAAAGATCTCTTTGAAAAACACCACTGTGTAATGTTGCCCACTCCAGCATCTCCAGTCCACACCTACATATGCGACTGTGGCGAGGAGTTTGGTGGACTTACAGCACTTGAAGaccacaaaaaacaacatgGGTCAGAAGACATTGTCAAATCCAATTTGGAGAGTATTCCACTTGTGCCAGATAGCAAAACAGACTCCAGCCGTTCTGTCTCAGACCAAATTTTTCACAGCATTTTACCATCCTCTTCCAATGAAAAACCTCTTGCACAAAGTCCACCTACTTCTTCAAACACTAACCTGAAGGCGAACGAATCCAACAAATCTGCAGGCATGGAGAGCAGTGAAGTTGCAGGCATGGAGAGCAGTGAAGTTGCAGGCATGGAGAGCAGTGAAGTTGCAGGCATGGAGAGCAGTGAAGTTGCAGGCATGGAGAGCAGTGAAGTTGCAG GCATGAACAGCAACATCTTGAAGCCATCTGAATCCCATCCTGTGACCGAAGAGCAAGTGCAGTTGCCTGAGCAAGACGGTGATGCTTTAACAGCCTCTGACGTGGTGAACCATTCTGTGCAAGACAATAACAAATCACCAGAATCTGGTGAAGATTCagctgcatttaataagaaatcaaTCCTGAAGATGCTAGCATCTGCTTACATGGGTCATAAACAACCCATCCAAATGAAACAGAGGAACCTGCCCCCCAGAAAAGCTTCTCCGAGAGCACCAATGCAACCTGCGATCACCATAACAATACCAAAACCCAAGCCACTGGAGAATCagtcaaagataaaaaaagacaacacagTGGTCGGTGTGAAAACTCCAAAAATGGTGTCTAAGAAGAGGAAGATTATATCTGTGACACAAACTCTCTGCCCTGTGGTGGTTCTTGAGACTCGTCAAAAACTTTTTGGCAGGGACAATGTGGAAGGCAGACATCAGTGCAGACTCTGCCGCAGGGTTTTCCAAGATGTAGACACCTTGATAATGCATCATGCCctacataaaaaagaaagagttaaaTTTTGTCTTTGTTGTCAACAATTTGTGATAACTGTAATCTCTGTCCCAGAAAGCCATGTCTGCTTTGATGGATTTTCTAGAAACAATCAACCTTTGATGGGAAAAATGTCTCTGAAACCAGTCAGCCCTACAGCACCACAAACAGAAAAATTTTTCTACTGTTCCTTATGCAAGCGTGGCTACACACGCATGCGCAGcctcaaaaagcacaactgTCCGTGTAAAGCTTCTCTGAAATCTCAGAACACTGTAGGCACCAGCAGTAATGTCAAACTTCAAAACTTGGAGGAGAGCAATAGAGCTGTCCTAAACtcgaaaacaaatcaaatgtcaACACAGTTTATAAATATTGGCGTAGGCACAGAGCCGATTAAGATCGAGGAACAGAACACAGAACATCCTATCGGTAAGAAAGATCAGACTGGGCTGAAGATGGAGCTGAAGGACCAGTTAAAACCCATAAAAACCCTTGAATCTGTCTTTGCCAGTGTTTCCAACTCCAAACCAACTGAATCAACTAAAAACTCAGTTGTAGTATCAGCCAACATAGATGAAGTAAAACAAGAGGAAAGCGATAAATTGGTTGAAAAGCAGTGGACCATGCCTTTGGATGATGCTGAAATTGATGTACTAATAGATGTGGATCAGAAGGACTCTGATGAGGAGGATTTGACAGATGTGGTTGAAGATGACTATGATGAAGCTGAGGATGTTGTCATTGTAGAGCCTCATGAAGACCAAGATATAAATTCCACAATACCTAGTAATGGCTTTCAGGTGCACGTGACTAACAAAGGTTTGAAGAGGTTTGTTTGCAACGGGTGCCAGAGAAGCTATTCCCGCCTGTTTACTCTAAAGGAGCACTTGAAGATTTGTGGGGCAAGAATGTTAAAGCAGCAAATTGATACAACGTCTAATACGACTGGGCCCATTAAAAGGTTTCCATGTCCTCAGTGTGGTAAGTTCTTTAGCCGCAAAGACAATATGAATATGCATCGAAGGAAGTGCCATCCTGCAACAAACACTAATTCAGTAATAATTAACAGAAGTGGGGAGTCTAAAACACCTGTCTCTCAGGAAAATTTATTTGTCCTGTCACCATCTACAGAAAACCAAGCAGTCCGACATGAAAGCACTCAGAATACTAGCAGTAACAGAAACTGGGGGATCATGTCACTTCCATCTGTGCTCCCAAGGAGAGTGACGTGTGAATGTGGAGCTTCGTTCACATGTCCTCGACTTCTCTTCGAACACCTGCAGCAGCATGCTCAGGAGTCCTACATTTGTCCACACTGCGGTGAGAACCTGCAGTCGTGGATGGACTTTGAGGCACATCAGCAGTTGCACCAATCTCAAAGCTCTGCAAGTGAGCAAAGAACTGCCCAGAAACCACCTCATTCATTTCCCCAAGCACCACCCTCACACATTCTGACTCGGCTGCAACAGTCTCCAGGTTTTTCTGAGCATAACGTGAAAGCCCAAGCGCCTGGACTCTTGGCACCTCAACAATTGAACAACGCGCCATTTTCTGAGGCACTGACTTGccataaatgcaaaaagaacTTCAGTCTCCGCAGTTCCTTGTCAAGACACATACGGTTGCGTTGTATTGGCGATACTGCAGGTCAAAAGAAACCCACTTGCCCTCGATGTGGTACGACATTTCAAAGCCCATTGATGCTTAAAATTCACATTCAAAGCAATAACTGTAAACCTGCATTTAAACCAATTCGGTGCCCGGTGTGTGTGCGCTGGTTCAGTTGTCTGGATGGGCTTAAGAGACACCTGGTCTCACATAGTAGGCAATCTGTTTTAACCTGTCAAATTTGTGACCAGAGCTGTCCAACCCCTCAGGCACTGGAGGAGCATAAAAGAAACGTTCATCGACTCAACAGTGGAATGAGGCCAGCGGAGGATGCACAAGAACCGCTGCATCAAGCAGGTGCACAAGCTAATCCACCTACTccttttcagtgtcacatttgtCTTCGCTACTATCCAAAGCTTCAGTCCCTAAAGGATCACTTGAGGAAAGTTCATCGTCCTAAACAGCCGAAACAAACTAATCGGATTACTGTAGAACCGGTCCGTTCGGGACCATTTCAGTGTCAGATATGTGACCGCTCCTATCCTAacataaaatctttgaaaaacCACCGCAGAAGAGTGCATCATATTGTGGGTGGTGTGTTTCTGCCAACAAAGCAAACTGAGCAAAACATCACTCACAATAagtttcagtgtcacatttgcCCATGCAGCTATCCAGATGAACAGTCCCTCCGAAACCACAGAAGGAGGGTTCATCATATAGTGGAAGGTCATGATCTGTCAAGGGGAGTCGCTCAACACAATCCATATAAGTGTCAGATTTGCCAGCGCAGCTATCCTGACGCAATGTCCCTTAGAAATCACAGGAGGAGAGTTCATCGCATATTAGGACCAGTGCCTGAAATGCCGCCGCCCCCACCACCACTGTcgccaacaacaacaactacaacaaATAATGACACAGAAGATGATCTAGAGCAGAAACCGATACCTTTTCTGTGA